In Gimesia chilikensis, the DNA window AATGGCGTATGCCGGTTATCTCAAATCCGATGCCGATGTCGAACGTCTGGAAGAACCGACCAAATCCGGAGCGGTCGCTTTCAAACAACTGCATGCGGCCAAGTCCAGCCGCAATGCCGACCTGGCTGCGTTCCAGGCACGAATCGAACAGATCGAGTATGAACTCAAAACATCTCTGCTGCTGTCTTCGCAGTCGGTCAAGGAAGCGTCTACCCGGGTGGCTGTGGCTGCCACCAGCCTGCGAATCCTGGGCTGTGATGAGCAGGAGATTCAGACTATCAATCCGGAACAACAGGGAGCCGCGATTTCGCATTATTTTGTTCGGGCCCCGATTAACGGAACGATCATTTCCAAAGACGTGACCCTGAAAGAACAGATTCGCCCCCAGAGCCAGATCTTCAGTATCGCCGATCTGTCCACGGTCTGGATCACTGCCGACATTTATGAAAAGAATCTGCCGCTGCTCGCCAGTCTGTCGGGAAAACCGGTACGGGTCTTCAACGAAGCGTGGCCGGACCGCTCATTCCAGGCCCGGATCTTTTATACCGGTGAAATCATGGATGAAAAGACGCGGACCGTCGCGATGCGGGCCATTGCCGATAATCCGGATCATCTGCTCAAGCCGGGTATGTTCGTCAACATTGAATTCGAATCGGGCTCGGAGCAGGAACTGGTTATCGTGCCCCGCTCTGCGCTGCAGGAACATGAGGGCCAGGACTTTGTATTTGTACACACGGGTGATGGCGAGTTCGAAAAGCGCCTGATTAAGCCGGGAAAACAGAATGAAACCACCGCGGTCATTCTGGAAGGTTTGAAACCGGGCGAACGTGTGGTGCTGCAGGGGGGCTTCATCCTGAAGTCGAAGATGCTCGAAGACTTAATGGGTGAGGAGTAACATACATGGTCAACCATATCATTGAATGGTCTTTAAACAATCGATTTATTGTGATGCTGCTGGCCCTGGTCATCCTGGGGCTGGGGGTCTTCTCTGCTTCAACGATTCCCCTGGATGCCGTTCCCGATTTGACGAACGTGCAGGTACAGATTCTCACGAACTCCCCTGCCCTGGGTCCGGTCGAGGTGGAACAGTTCATTACCTTCCCCGTGGAAAATGCGATGAGTGGTGTGCCGAACGTGGAAGAAATCCGTTCGATCAGCCGCTTCGGTTTGAGCGCTGTCACTGTGGCATTTAAAGATGGTACCGACATCTACTGGGCGCGAAATCTCATCAACGAACGTCTGCTACAGGCACGCGAGAACATCCCCCCGGGAATGGGAACGCCCGAACTGGGGCCTATTGCTACCGGGATGAGTGAAATTTACCAGTTTGAAGTCCGCAGCGAAGTGGAAGATCAGTATTCACTCAGCGAATTGCGGACGATCCTCGACTGGCAGATCGCGTTTCAGCTGCGAAGTGTACCGGGCGTGATCGAAGTCAACACATTCGGCGGTGAACTCAAAACGTATGAAGTTCAGATTGATCCCGCCAAACTGCAGAATTATGAAATTTCGCTCAGCGATGTCTTCCAGGCACTCGAAGAAAATAACGGTAATGCCGGCGGTGGTTACATCACACATGGAGCCGAACAGAGACTGATTCGCGGCGAGGGTTTGGTCGGTTCGCTGGATGACATCCGCACGATTGTGCTGGACAGCCGCGAAGGGACCCCAATCCGGGTCCGCGATGTGGCGGAAGTTCGTTTTGCCCCAATGCTGCGTCAGGGAGCGGTCACCCGCGATGGTGACCGCGAGGCCGTGATCGGAATGGTCATGATGATCATGGGCGGAAACTCACGGCAGGTGGTCGCGGACGTCAAAGAGAAAATTGCCGAAATCCAGAAGACGCTTCCCAAAGGGGTCGTCATCGAAACGTTCTACGACCGCACCGAACTGGTGGAAAAGACAATCCACACGGTTGCGGAGAATATCGGCCTGGGCGTGCTGCTGGTAATCATCATGCTGTTCCTGCTGTTGGGGGATGTGCGTGCCGGACTGATCGTGGCGGCAGCAATTCCGCTGTCGGCGATGAGCGCCCTGATCGCGATGCGTTATGCGGGCGTCTCAGCCAACCTGATGAGTATGGGTGCGGTCGACTTCGGCGTGATCGTCGATGGTGCCGTGGTGATGATTGAAAACTGCGTACGCCGCGCATCACACTACCAGAAAGAGCATGGGGGCGACCACGTGCCGCTGGGTGTCTATCGCGAATCAGCCAAGGAAGTGGGCAAGCCGATTCTGTTTGCCGGCATCATTGTGATCATCGTATTCATTCCGATTCTGAGCCTCCAGGGAATGGAAGGTAAGATGTTCCGCCCGATGGCGTTTGTATTCATGACGGCGCTCTCCTCGGCCCTGATCATGTCGGTCACGGTGATGCCTGTGATGGCTTCCCTGTTCCTGGCTCGTCAGATGAAAGAACGTGAGACATTCCTGGTCCGCTGGATCAAACAGGCTTATCAGCCGCTGCTGAGCTTTGCCATGCTGCGACCGGTGTTGATGTTTGTCAGTTCGGTCGTGCTGTTTGTTGTCAGCATAGTTCTGGCTGCCGGCTTCGGACTGGAATTCGTTCCCAAACTGGATGAAGGCGACATTGCCATCCAGGCGACCCGGCTCCCCAGTATTTCGCTGGAGACATCGATCGAAATGACCAAGGCGATGGAGCGGACGCTGCTGGAATTTCCCGAGGTGGAAACGGTGGTCTGTAAAACCGGTCGTCCGGAAATTGCCAACGACCCGATGGGCGTTTATCAGACCGATATCCTGGTACGGATGAGACCGGTGTCGGAATGGGGGGAAGGTGTCACGAAGCTCAAGCTCATTGAAGAGATGCAGCAGAAGCTGGAGGACCAGGTTCCCGGTAACAGTTACAGTTTCACACAGCCGATCGAACTGCGCGTGCAGGAACTGGTGGCCGGGGTCCGTTCCGATATCGGGATCAGCCTTTACGGGGATGACCTGGATGAACTGAAGCGGAAGGGAGACGAGATCGTCATCGCGTTGAATAAGGTCCCGGGAGCCGCGGACGTTCAGGCGCAACAGATCGCAGGTCTGCCTTACCTGCGGGTCATCATTCGCCGCGAGCAGCTGGCCCGCTACGGAATCAATGCTCGTGATGTGCTGAATGCTGTCGCGACCGTTGGTGGCGTTTCTGCAGGACAGGTCTTCGAAGGACAACGTCGGTTTCCGCTGCAGGTTCGTCTGAGTCCGGACTGGCGGAAAGAGGCCAAACAGCTCGCGGAGCTCAAAATCGAAGATCCCCAGGGACGACAGATTCCGATTTCGCAACTCGCGGAGATCAAGGTGGAAGAGGGACCGGTAGAAATCAGCCGGGATTCTATTCGACGTCGCCTGCTGATTCAGAGCAACGTGCGCGGCAGGGACCTGGCAGGCTTTGTGGCCGAAGCGCAGCAGGTGGTCGATCGGGATGTGGAATTGCCCGCCGGTTATACTCTGCGTTGGGGTGGCCAGTTTGAAAACCTGCAGCAGGCTAGTCAGCGACTGGCGATCGCGGTTCCCGTGGCGCTGTTCCTGATTTTCGCCCTGCTCTACATGACCTTCAATTCAGTGAAGCTGGCAATGCTGATCTATCTGAACGTGCCGATTGCGGCGACCGGGGGCATCCTGTTTCTGTGGGTCCGCGATATGCCGTTCTCGATCTCGGCCGGGGTCGGCTTTATCGCGTTGTTCGGAATCGCGGTCATGAACGGCGTGGTGCTGATTGAGCACGTACGACATTTAAGGCATTCGGGAGACAGCCAGCGGGATGCCGTGGTCAACGGCGCGATGGACCGGTTGCGGCCCGTGTTGATGACCGCGTCCTGTGGTGCCCTGGGATTCATTCCCATGGCCTTGTCCGGCAGTTCGGGTGCGGAAGTGCAACGACCTCTGGCAACCGTGGTGATCGGGGGGCTGGTGACTTCAACAGCATTGACGCTGCTGGTACTACCGACGATTTACCGCTGGTTCGAACCGAAGGAAGTCACTCCGGAACCGGTTGACATGACAGAGTTCGAGCATTGAGATATAGCGTGCTGACTCGAATCAGGCATTCCTGCTCAACCAGCCTCAACATTCGAGCGCTGGTTGAGTATGATGCTCTGTAGCAGAGACAGGTCGTCTGTTTTTCAGCTGCATGCCGTAGCGAGAGCACCATTCAATTGACAGAACGAAATCCCATCGCAGAGACTTACGCTGAGGTCATCCGGATCGCAGTCTGGAGTCTGGTAGTAAACCTGCTGCTGGGAATTGTCAAACTGGCTGGTGGAATCATCGGGAATTCCTTTGCCCTGATCGCAGATGCGGTGAATTCCATCGGGGATGTGATGTCGACCGTGGTCGTTCTGATCGCCCTGCACTACGCACAGAAACCGCCCGATGCAGAACATCCTTACGGGCATACACGTGCTGAGGGAATCGCTGCCACCAATGTGGCCATCGTGATCATCATCTCAGCTTTATACGTGGGCTGGGAAGCCATTCAGCGGATCACGGTCCATCATGGAATTCCCCCTGGCTGGACGCTCTGGATTGCCGGCGCCAATCTTGTCATCAAGGAGACGCTCTACCACTACAACATGCGGGTTGGTCGGCGTACAGGTTCAGCGGTCATTATGGCGCATGCCTGGGATCACCGGAGTGATGCCCTCTGCTCGCTGGCGGTTCTGCTGGGACTGGCGATGATCAGTTTCGGCGGTCCTCGTTTTATCTGGGCAGATGAAGTCGCCTCGCTGATCGTGGTGGCAGCCA includes these proteins:
- a CDS encoding efflux RND transporter periplasmic adaptor subunit; amino-acid sequence: MNQTTGQLPTQPVNASHKPVLFLVLAIIAIVAGVGIYQFRSHKPTTDSAPAPEASQQTGATSEQAPQKENSGPVTITLPESKWKVSGLQIEPVATGRFEETIRLTGKVSLNEDKVAHIYPMVEGSVDKVEVGLGQVVKANDLLVVVHSREIGQAKLDLYQARLQQEMAVVKDKIQQEIATNTRQLLAALRKREPINEIEERFRSRSMGDYRERLLMAYAGYLKSDADVERLEEPTKSGAVAFKQLHAAKSSRNADLAAFQARIEQIEYELKTSLLLSSQSVKEASTRVAVAATSLRILGCDEQEIQTINPEQQGAAISHYFVRAPINGTIISKDVTLKEQIRPQSQIFSIADLSTVWITADIYEKNLPLLASLSGKPVRVFNEAWPDRSFQARIFYTGEIMDEKTRTVAMRAIADNPDHLLKPGMFVNIEFESGSEQELVIVPRSALQEHEGQDFVFVHTGDGEFEKRLIKPGKQNETTAVILEGLKPGERVVLQGGFILKSKMLEDLMGEE
- a CDS encoding cation diffusion facilitator family transporter, which translates into the protein MTERNPIAETYAEVIRIAVWSLVVNLLLGIVKLAGGIIGNSFALIADAVNSIGDVMSTVVVLIALHYAQKPPDAEHPYGHTRAEGIAATNVAIVIIISALYVGWEAIQRITVHHGIPPGWTLWIAGANLVIKETLYHYNMRVGRRTGSAVIMAHAWDHRSDALCSLAVLLGLAMISFGGPRFIWADEVASLIVVAAIVWSGVQLFRSSASELMDLQADPEFVEQIQAAALSVEQVENIETLWVRKSGLEYFADIHIEVDQNLTVAEGHRIGHEVKDRLLNEFPRLRDVLVHLEPFPHFHDAIEDVG
- a CDS encoding efflux RND transporter permease subunit, encoding MVNHIIEWSLNNRFIVMLLALVILGLGVFSASTIPLDAVPDLTNVQVQILTNSPALGPVEVEQFITFPVENAMSGVPNVEEIRSISRFGLSAVTVAFKDGTDIYWARNLINERLLQARENIPPGMGTPELGPIATGMSEIYQFEVRSEVEDQYSLSELRTILDWQIAFQLRSVPGVIEVNTFGGELKTYEVQIDPAKLQNYEISLSDVFQALEENNGNAGGGYITHGAEQRLIRGEGLVGSLDDIRTIVLDSREGTPIRVRDVAEVRFAPMLRQGAVTRDGDREAVIGMVMMIMGGNSRQVVADVKEKIAEIQKTLPKGVVIETFYDRTELVEKTIHTVAENIGLGVLLVIIMLFLLLGDVRAGLIVAAAIPLSAMSALIAMRYAGVSANLMSMGAVDFGVIVDGAVVMIENCVRRASHYQKEHGGDHVPLGVYRESAKEVGKPILFAGIIVIIVFIPILSLQGMEGKMFRPMAFVFMTALSSALIMSVTVMPVMASLFLARQMKERETFLVRWIKQAYQPLLSFAMLRPVLMFVSSVVLFVVSIVLAAGFGLEFVPKLDEGDIAIQATRLPSISLETSIEMTKAMERTLLEFPEVETVVCKTGRPEIANDPMGVYQTDILVRMRPVSEWGEGVTKLKLIEEMQQKLEDQVPGNSYSFTQPIELRVQELVAGVRSDIGISLYGDDLDELKRKGDEIVIALNKVPGAADVQAQQIAGLPYLRVIIRREQLARYGINARDVLNAVATVGGVSAGQVFEGQRRFPLQVRLSPDWRKEAKQLAELKIEDPQGRQIPISQLAEIKVEEGPVEISRDSIRRRLLIQSNVRGRDLAGFVAEAQQVVDRDVELPAGYTLRWGGQFENLQQASQRLAIAVPVALFLIFALLYMTFNSVKLAMLIYLNVPIAATGGILFLWVRDMPFSISAGVGFIALFGIAVMNGVVLIEHVRHLRHSGDSQRDAVVNGAMDRLRPVLMTASCGALGFIPMALSGSSGAEVQRPLATVVIGGLVTSTALTLLVLPTIYRWFEPKEVTPEPVDMTEFEH